Proteins from a genomic interval of Spiroplasma diminutum CUAS-1:
- a CDS encoding amidase family protein: MDFKNTTLKEIHNKLVNKEITPLELVKQTLEVSKKELNSNFLITLCENEALKSAQELEDKVDINNILSAIPFIHKDNISTKGILTTAGSKILSNYIPSFDATIATKFKDAKSILIGKAALDELSMGGTGLFSFNGEVRNPYDNERIVGGSSSGSAYAVAKGIVPFATGGDTGDSIRKPASFNGIVGFKPTYGSISRYGAIPYAPSLDHLGFFTNNVEDLAYLCEATYEKDIKDFTSIENNHEFIKNINSVDKKIKFGYIKQVDDIIEGQLAKEYKKMYGILKNEGHEVVELDFNEDLLKAIPATYMMISFAEGVSSNYNLDGIKYGIRANGKDYKEIIKNSRTQAFGETVKRRFIIGSYQLKSENQELLLAKSKKVRRLIVEEIERLYQKVDILILPPTIKPAPTVKEVYGVDIEQQKNENNSFIDDLLILANFNGMPSITIPFVKEDNMPIGINLNAKPKEDLKVLQAAKYLEQIINDNFRQVGDFNE, encoded by the coding sequence ATGGATTTTAAAAATACTACATTAAAAGAAATACATAATAAATTAGTTAATAAAGAAATTACACCATTAGAATTAGTAAAGCAAACTTTAGAGGTTTCAAAAAAAGAATTAAATAGCAATTTTTTAATTACTCTTTGTGAAAATGAAGCTTTAAAATCTGCACAAGAATTAGAAGATAAAGTTGATATAAATAATATTTTGTCAGCAATCCCTTTTATTCATAAAGATAATATTTCAACAAAAGGTATTTTAACTACAGCTGGATCAAAAATTTTATCAAATTATATTCCCTCATTTGATGCAACTATTGCAACAAAATTTAAAGATGCAAAATCAATTTTAATTGGTAAAGCAGCATTAGATGAATTATCAATGGGAGGAACTGGATTATTTTCATTTAATGGTGAAGTTAGAAATCCATATGATAATGAGAGAATAGTTGGTGGAAGCTCAAGTGGTAGTGCATATGCAGTTGCAAAAGGTATCGTTCCTTTTGCAACTGGAGGAGATACTGGAGATTCAATTAGAAAACCTGCTAGTTTCAATGGTATTGTTGGATTTAAACCAACTTATGGATCAATTTCAAGATATGGAGCAATACCATATGCGCCAAGTTTAGATCATTTGGGATTCTTTACAAATAATGTTGAGGATTTAGCCTATCTTTGTGAAGCAACATATGAAAAGGATATTAAAGACTTTACTTCAATTGAAAATAATCATGAATTCATAAAAAATATAAATTCAGTTGATAAGAAAATAAAATTTGGTTATATAAAACAAGTTGATGACATAATTGAAGGTCAATTGGCAAAAGAGTATAAAAAAATGTATGGTATTTTAAAAAATGAAGGTCATGAAGTTGTTGAATTAGACTTTAATGAAGACTTATTAAAAGCAATTCCTGCAACATACATGATGATTTCTTTTGCAGAGGGTGTTTCTTCAAATTATAATTTGGATGGAATTAAATATGGAATTAGAGCTAATGGAAAAGATTATAAGGAAATAATTAAAAATTCAAGAACTCAGGCTTTTGGCGAAACTGTTAAGAGAAGATTTATTATTGGTAGTTATCAATTAAAATCAGAAAATCAAGAATTACTTTTAGCTAAATCAAAAAAAGTAAGAAGGTTAATAGTAGAAGAAATTGAAAGATTATATCAAAAAGTTGATATATTGATTTTGCCTCCAACTATTAAACCAGCTCCAACTGTTAAGGAAGTTTATGGTGTTGATATAGAACAACAAAAAAATGAAAATAATTCTTTTATTGATGATTTATTAATTCTTGCAAATTTTAATGGTATGCCATCTATTACTATTCCTTTTGTTAAAGAAGACAATATGCCAATTGGTATAAATTTAAATGCAAAACCAAAAGAGGATTTAAAAGTTTTACAAGCAGCAAAATATTTGGAACAAATAATTAATGATAATTTTAGACAAGTAGGTGATTTTAATGAATAA
- a CDS encoding potassium channel family protein codes for MARKKSFAIFGANYFGLSVAQTLDEKKQLIKIFDYDEERLNLHINQFESVEGIVLDATNKNALEKNGISQYDGVIVCFGGNMESSILTVLNLIDLGVENIIVKARDERHKRILLALGLEEDKVIIPDVITGKMVATKSLFDIESEVQSIDNEYVFTSITVYEEDIIDKSIFDAGLISNKDFNIIQIKRNGKTILPDEYTILKEGDILGVYAKNNVVNDLVLKIRGEQEIEE; via the coding sequence ATGGCTAGAAAAAAAAGTTTTGCTATATTTGGAGCAAACTACTTTGGACTATCAGTTGCACAAACACTTGATGAAAAAAAACAACTTATTAAAATATTTGATTATGATGAAGAGAGATTGAATTTACATATAAATCAATTTGAATCTGTTGAAGGAATAGTTTTAGATGCTACAAATAAAAATGCGCTTGAAAAAAATGGTATATCTCAATATGATGGAGTAATCGTTTGTTTTGGTGGAAATATGGAATCAAGTATTTTAACAGTATTAAACTTAATCGACTTAGGTGTGGAAAATATAATTGTTAAAGCAAGAGATGAAAGACATAAAAGAATACTTTTAGCTCTTGGTTTAGAAGAAGACAAAGTAATTATTCCAGATGTTATAACAGGAAAAATGGTTGCTACAAAATCACTTTTTGATATTGAAAGTGAAGTACAGTCAATTGATAATGAATACGTCTTTACAAGTATTACTGTTTACGAAGAAGATATTATTGATAAGTCAATCTTTGATGCAGGATTAATTTCAAATAAAGACTTTAATATAATTCAAATTAAAAGAAATGGTAAGACAATACTTCCTGATGAATATACAATTCTTAAAGAGGGAGACATTCTTGGAGTATATGCAAAAAATAATGTTGTAAATGATCTTGTTCTAAAAATTAGAGGTGAACAAGAAATTGAAGAATAA
- the ligA gene encoding NAD-dependent DNA ligase LigA — MKNIIEKINNLKNNLNKWGHAYYVLDSPIVDDAEYDKTLKELIELENQYPELITDDSPSQKVGGIVMDKFEKYKHKLPMLSLANAFNKEDLLNFNDQIKKEIENSDYNFFVEPKIDGLSISLIYNNGKFFKGVTRGDGIYGEDVTSNVKTIKSIPLSIEDQNDYVEIRGEVFLSKTEFEKINKQRQTNDEEIFANPRNAAAGTLRQLDSSIAASRKLDAFLYYFMDREKFHTHSESLSYLEKMNFKINDLGKICKSIEEVYEHILYIQSQRENLEYEIDGVVIKINDFDLYEKVGYTAKSPKWAIAFKFPAEVKTTKLKNIFPTVGRTGRITYNALLQPVQIAGTTVQAATLHNADFIIQRDIRIGGEVKIKKAGDIIPEVIAPIIDENYYKLNKWIEDTNCPICNSLLERVEGEVDQYCINSQCPRKIVRGLEHFVSRDAMNIEGLSIKIIEKLFENKFIENVGDIYKLNKYKNELIQLDKMGEKSVTNLLESIEKSKSNSLEKLFFGLGIRHVGKKTAKVLAVNFKEIDVISNINFNELEEINDIGPIVAKSVCDWFEIKQNADLIKTLKNEGLNTKYLGNEGSKNNDKITMKSFVITGTLSKPRNYFKEMLEEYGAKVIDTVSKKTDFLLAGQEAGSKLEKAQKLGIQILSESEFLEMIGE, encoded by the coding sequence ATGAAAAATATTATAGAGAAAATAAATAATTTGAAAAATAATTTAAACAAATGAGGTCACGCATATTATGTATTGGATAGTCCTATTGTTGATGATGCAGAATATGATAAAACCTTAAAGGAACTTATTGAACTTGAAAATCAATACCCTGAATTGATAACTGATGATTCACCTTCACAAAAAGTTGGCGGAATAGTAATGGATAAATTTGAAAAATATAAACATAAATTACCAATGCTTAGTTTAGCAAATGCTTTTAATAAAGAAGATTTACTAAACTTTAATGATCAAATTAAAAAGGAAATTGAAAATTCTGATTATAATTTTTTTGTCGAACCTAAAATTGATGGACTTTCAATTTCATTAATTTATAACAATGGTAAATTTTTTAAGGGTGTTACAAGAGGGGATGGAATTTATGGTGAAGATGTAACTTCAAATGTAAAAACAATAAAAAGTATTCCATTGTCTATTGAAGATCAAAATGATTATGTAGAAATTAGAGGAGAAGTTTTTTTATCAAAAACTGAATTTGAAAAAATAAATAAACAAAGGCAAACAAATGATGAAGAAATATTTGCAAATCCAAGAAATGCAGCTGCAGGTACATTGAGACAATTAGATTCAAGTATTGCAGCTTCAAGAAAACTGGATGCATTTTTATATTATTTTATGGATAGAGAAAAGTTTCATACACATAGTGAATCATTAAGTTATCTAGAAAAAATGAATTTTAAAATTAATGATTTGGGAAAAATTTGTAAAAGTATTGAAGAAGTATACGAGCATATTTTATACATTCAGTCTCAAAGAGAAAATTTAGAATATGAAATTGATGGAGTAGTAATAAAAATAAATGATTTTGATCTTTATGAAAAAGTTGGATATACTGCTAAATCTCCAAAGTGAGCAATAGCGTTTAAATTTCCAGCAGAAGTTAAAACAACAAAATTAAAAAATATTTTTCCAACTGTTGGAAGAACAGGAAGAATTACTTATAATGCTTTATTACAACCAGTGCAAATTGCTGGAACAACAGTACAAGCTGCAACACTTCATAATGCTGATTTTATTATTCAAAGAGATATTAGAATTGGTGGAGAGGTGAAAATTAAAAAGGCAGGAGATATAATTCCTGAAGTAATTGCTCCAATAATTGATGAAAATTACTATAAATTAAATAAATGAATTGAAGATACAAATTGTCCAATATGCAATTCTCTCTTGGAAAGAGTTGAAGGAGAAGTTGACCAATATTGTATTAACTCACAATGTCCAAGAAAAATAGTTAGAGGACTTGAGCACTTTGTATCAAGAGACGCAATGAATATTGAAGGTTTAAGTATTAAAATAATAGAAAAATTATTTGAAAATAAATTTATAGAAAATGTTGGAGATATTTATAAATTAAATAAATATAAAAATGAATTGATTCAATTGGATAAAATGGGAGAAAAATCTGTTACTAATTTATTAGAATCAATAGAAAAATCAAAATCAAATTCTCTGGAAAAATTATTTTTTGGATTAGGTATACGACATGTCGGAAAGAAAACGGCAAAAGTTCTTGCTGTTAACTTTAAGGAAATTGATGTAATTTCAAATATTAATTTTAATGAATTAGAAGAAATTAATGATATTGGTCCTATTGTTGCAAAATCAGTATGTGATTGATTTGAAATAAAACAAAATGCAGATCTTATTAAAACTTTAAAAAATGAGGGGCTAAATACAAAATATTTAGGTAATGAAGGTTCAAAAAACAATGATAAAATTACTATGAAAAGTTTCGTAATCACAGGTACTTTAAGTAAACCAAGAAATTATTTCAAAGAAATGCTTGAAGAATATGGTGCAAAAGTAATTGATACAGTAAGCAAAAAAACAGATTTTTTATTAGCTGGACAAGAAGCTGGAAGCAAATTAGAAAAAGCTCAAAAATTAGGAATACAGATTTTATCTGAATCAGAATTCTTAGAAATGATAGGAGAATAA
- a CDS encoding TrkH family potassium uptake protein, which translates to MKNSSKDEKDNIKKKSFKKKKDLKNNNEKFFYKLKNWWPFSRVSGKIIMAYLIAIITGGFLLSIPGIVKDPENHWDFITGMFTASSAISDTGITMIQTNTGYSFMGQLLIIIMCQIGGIGILTIKITLLVMIGRKVSLDDQNIAQTERGNNSLSNTVEMIKDAFIFLLSLELIGSIVLFFGFYFTPISLSGTVELDPNSVTSPYNDFGKSLWAAIFHSISATNNAGFDIISGNSLVPYNQGNSHAYLIQITFLLQWVIGGLGYPTYHDIKKKIKARREGKKVKFSLFTKLNFITYITLFILGPILVFLTEYLTVENSQILLNGYYLDKEVLSEKSGEIIKTKVWVSDGWKPTHVWMMDLIFNVSSTRNAGFATVDVNSFTAGSKYLLSIWMFIGAAPSSTAGGIRTTTFAICVLAIFSIMRNKKSVEAFKRKIPDETVKRAFAVVFISFFIVITSIFVVYLDSNKMLYGTDTTEHTEATIIKLIMYVCSAFGTVGFQPFPNEQIIQLGVLSKIMLVITMFIGQLGISNTLLAFVKQKNKQNYGFLEEEVTIG; encoded by the coding sequence ATGAAAAATTCTTCAAAAGATGAAAAAGATAATATAAAAAAGAAATCTTTTAAAAAGAAAAAAGATCTTAAAAATAACAATGAAAAGTTTTTTTATAAATTAAAAAATTGATGACCTTTTTCAAGGGTTAGTGGAAAAATAATAATGGCATATCTAATTGCAATCATAACAGGTGGTTTTTTATTATCAATTCCAGGAATTGTAAAGGACCCAGAGAATCATTGAGATTTCATAACAGGAATGTTTACAGCATCTAGTGCAATTTCAGATACAGGAATAACAATGATTCAAACAAATACGGGTTATTCTTTTATGGGGCAATTGTTAATAATTATAATGTGTCAAATTGGAGGAATTGGAATTCTTACAATTAAAATTACTCTTTTAGTAATGATTGGAAGAAAAGTTTCTTTAGATGATCAGAATATAGCTCAAACAGAGAGAGGTAATAACAGTTTATCCAATACAGTAGAAATGATAAAAGATGCTTTTATATTTTTATTATCTTTAGAATTAATTGGTTCAATTGTTTTGTTTTTTGGATTTTATTTTACTCCAATTTCTTTGAGTGGAACTGTTGAATTAGATCCTAATTCAGTTACAAGTCCATATAATGATTTTGGAAAATCACTTTGAGCTGCAATTTTTCACTCAATTAGTGCAACAAATAATGCAGGTTTTGATATTATAAGTGGAAATTCTTTGGTTCCTTATAATCAAGGAAATTCTCATGCATATTTAATACAAATTACCTTTTTATTACAATGAGTTATTGGTGGGCTTGGTTATCCAACATATCATGATATTAAAAAGAAAATAAAAGCTAGAAGAGAAGGAAAAAAAGTTAAATTCTCTTTATTTACAAAGTTAAATTTTATTACTTATATTACACTGTTTATTTTGGGACCAATATTAGTTTTTTTAACAGAATATTTAACTGTTGAAAACAGTCAAATTCTATTAAATGGCTATTATCTTGATAAAGAAGTACTTTCAGAAAAAAGTGGAGAAATTATAAAGACAAAAGTATGAGTATCTGATGGATGAAAACCCACTCATGTTTGAATGATGGATTTAATATTTAATGTCTCTTCAACTAGAAATGCAGGTTTTGCAACAGTTGATGTAAATAGTTTTACAGCTGGAAGTAAGTATTTATTATCAATTTGAATGTTTATTGGAGCTGCACCTTCTTCAACAGCGGGGGGAATTAGGACTACAACTTTTGCAATATGTGTATTGGCAATATTCTCAATTATGAGAAATAAAAAATCAGTTGAAGCATTTAAAAGAAAAATTCCAGATGAAACAGTTAAACGAGCATTTGCAGTAGTATTTATTTCATTCTTTATAGTTATAACAAGTATTTTTGTTGTTTATTTAGATAGTAATAAAATGTTATATGGAACAGATACAACAGAACATACTGAAGCTACTATAATTAAACTTATAATGTATGTATGTAGTGCCTTTGGAACTGTTGGTTTTCAACCATTTCCAAATGAACAGATTATACAATTAGGTGTATTGAGTAAAATCATGTTAGTTATAACAATGTTTATAGGTCAACTTGGTATTTCAAATACACTACTTGCTTTTGTAAAACAAAAAAACAAGCAAAATTACGGGTTCTTAGAAGAAGAAGTTACAATTGGATAA
- the gatB gene encoding Asp-tRNA(Asn)/Glu-tRNA(Gln) amidotransferase subunit GatB, whose product MNNFEVIIGIENHVELKTNSKMFGLGPVTYGEIPNSQVSEVDMGYPGTLPSVNKEGVRLALLACNALNMQIDPLLRFDRKNYFYPDLVKGYQITQQFFPIGQEGKLEITLEDGTIKIIEIERLHIEEDTAKQTHKDDLTYIDYNRSGVGLVEIVSKPLIRSAFEAVEYVNQLREILLFLGVSDVKMNEGSLRCDINISLRPYGYDGFGPKVEIKNLNSLSNVKKSIEFEIKRQSKILLSGGEIDQETRRFDEASQETVLMRKKVNAVDYKYFREPNIFPIMLEQKWINEVVNNSPELASKKRKKYTSEYNLSLDDTNYILSDLALVKFFEEAILLGSDPKKIANYLITDIKALLNKDGIEIKDSKIKPKDIHEIISMLDEGLISSKHVKTILPIAFESEKDIKSITEENNLKLISNVNEIRDILIPIVEQNLDLIKEQYEQRPERIEKTLMGQLMKETGGNVNPTVATEVIVELIKNSL is encoded by the coding sequence ATGAATAATTTTGAAGTAATTATAGGTATTGAAAATCACGTTGAATTAAAGACAAATTCTAAAATGTTTGGATTAGGACCAGTAACATATGGAGAAATTCCAAATTCACAAGTATCTGAAGTTGATATGGGTTATCCAGGAACTTTACCTTCTGTTAACAAAGAAGGTGTTAGACTTGCTTTACTTGCTTGTAATGCATTAAATATGCAAATAGATCCGCTTTTAAGATTTGATAGAAAGAATTATTTCTATCCAGATTTAGTAAAGGGTTACCAAATTACTCAACAATTTTTTCCAATTGGACAAGAGGGAAAATTAGAAATTACTTTAGAAGATGGAACAATAAAAATAATTGAAATTGAAAGACTTCATATTGAAGAAGATACTGCAAAACAAACTCATAAAGATGATTTAACTTATATTGATTACAATAGAAGTGGTGTTGGACTTGTTGAAATAGTTTCAAAGCCATTAATTAGAAGTGCATTTGAAGCAGTTGAATATGTAAATCAATTGAGAGAAATTTTATTATTCTTGGGAGTAAGCGATGTAAAAATGAATGAAGGTTCATTGAGATGTGATATAAATATTTCTCTAAGACCATATGGTTATGATGGTTTTGGTCCAAAAGTTGAAATTAAAAATTTAAATTCTTTAAGTAATGTTAAAAAATCAATTGAATTTGAAATTAAAAGACAATCAAAAATACTATTATCTGGAGGAGAAATTGATCAAGAAACTAGAAGATTTGATGAAGCATCTCAAGAAACTGTTTTAATGAGAAAAAAAGTTAATGCAGTAGATTATAAATATTTTAGAGAACCTAATATTTTTCCTATTATGCTTGAACAAAAGTGAATTAACGAAGTAGTTAATAATTCTCCTGAATTAGCAAGCAAAAAAAGAAAAAAATATACTAGCGAATATAATTTATCATTAGATGATACAAATTATATTCTTTCAGATTTAGCTCTTGTAAAATTTTTTGAAGAAGCAATTTTGTTAGGTTCTGACCCAAAAAAAATTGCAAATTATTTAATAACTGATATTAAAGCTTTATTAAATAAAGATGGAATTGAAATAAAGGATTCAAAAATAAAGCCTAAAGATATACACGAAATTATTTCTATGTTAGACGAAGGATTAATTTCTTCAAAACATGTAAAAACAATTCTTCCAATAGCTTTTGAATCAGAAAAAGATATTAAATCAATAACAGAAGAAAATAACTTAAAGTTAATTTCAAATGTAAATGAAATAAGAGATATTTTAATTCCGATAGTTGAACAAAATTTAGATTTAATAAAAGAACAATACGAACAAAGACCAGAAAGAATTGAAAAAACTTTAATGGGACAACTTATGAAAGAAACAGGTGGAAATGTTAATCCAACTGTTGCAACAGAAGTAATTGTTGAATTGATTAAAAATAGTTTATAA
- the gatC gene encoding Asp-tRNA(Asn)/Glu-tRNA(Gln) amidotransferase subunit GatC, which translates to MKINLEILNELQEEAMLDLSQEELENILKYENEILKKFEKVLAINTDNVMELHYPFEIQSNTLREDDETNVLSKNDILSNAPSTNGDFITITKVVK; encoded by the coding sequence ATGAAAATCAATTTAGAAATTTTAAATGAGCTTCAAGAAGAAGCAATGTTAGATTTATCACAAGAAGAACTTGAAAATATTCTTAAGTATGAAAATGAAATACTTAAAAAATTTGAAAAAGTATTGGCAATAAATACTGATAATGTAATGGAACTACATTATCCATTTGAAATTCAATCAAATACTTTACGAGAAGATGATGAAACTAATGTTCTATCAAAAAATGATATATTGAGTAATGCTCCAAGTACTAATGGTGATTTTATAACTATAACAAAGGTGGTAAAATAA